From the genome of Armatimonadota bacterium:
ATCGGACCCAGACGCCGCCGATTACCCAGCGCGGCCAGCTCCCCCACAAACTCAGCGACGTTGGCCAGCCCCAGCGAGATGAACTCCAGAGAGTGGCCGCCTCGCTCCAGGGTAGCGCGGAGCTGTTCCGGCAGCTCCCTGGCCTGGGCGGGCAGGTAGAGCCCCAGCGTGCAGGGTCCTTCCCCCCGGGCCATGAGCGCCACGATGCGTCGTGGGGGCCCGCTGGGACGGGCGCGGAAGTGTTCGCTGAGGGTCTCCACCAGGCTGCCCGTGCTGAAGGCATAGGGACAGCAGGACTCCGCATACCTGTCCCCCGCCAGCTCCAGGGTGAGGTCGCTGACAGGGCGGGGAGGCTGCACGTACTCCTGCAGCCCCGCCTGGTAGGCCAGCTCGCCCACCACCAGATCGATGGTGTCACTCATGTGAGGCCAGATGATGAGCGGCTTACGCGCCCGGTCAGCTGTGGGGCCGTTCCCGTCCTTGGCAGAAGCGCCCCGGGCATTGCTGCCGGCCCCGGTCCGGAAGGCCGACCGGTCCGCCTCAGCCAGCCTTCGATCGCGTCGCATCTCCAGGAAGCGCATGATGGTCTCATACCGGGTCTGAAAGCCCGCGCTGCCCGCCTGCTCGTCATAACGCAGCAGCCACGCCGGGATCCCCCGCCGGCGTACCCGGTCGAGCAGGAACTCCAGGATGAAGGCATCGGGGTGGCAGCCGAAACAGCCGGCAAAGACGAAGCCGTCCACATAAGGGGCCACCAGCTCCACGAAGGCGTCGAAGTGCCAGTGGGAATCATAGAAGGCCCACGCCGCCTCCGGACCCGCCGGCATGTCTTCCGGCCAGACGTCACCTGGCGTGATCACCCGTGCCCCCGCCTTCAGGAACCAGGCCTTGAGGTCAGCGGTGAGCAGCGGTTCGGCCAGCAGATAGTCCCGCGCCACGATGGCCAGCCTGACGGCGCGGTCCTGGGCCAGGAAACGCTGCAGGCGGTGCGTGTCGTGCTGCATCACCGAGTCGTACGCTTTGGCAAAGGGCTCCAGGCAGCGCTGCAGATGGGGGGCGAGGACCCGCCGCAGCGGTGCCGGCACCAGCGGCTCTCCCACCCGGAGCGGCCAGGGGACGCCGAAGATGTCGCAGTACAGCCCAAAGCACGTACTGAGCATGGGCAGGCGACGCAGGGACCAGACGTAGGGCTGCAGCAGGATGGGGAAGCGCGCGCTGTCGGGAGCGGCCAGGCCCGCAGCCTGGAGGAGGGTGTCGGCCCGCAGCCGGACCCGCCCGGAGGCATGCTGCCGCAGGTATCCCAGCACGGACGTCAGGGAGCGCAGGGCAACACCACCCGCGTCCCGGTACTTGGAGCAGCTGTTGCGCCGCTCGTCCTCGCGGCAGAGGTTGGGTACCAGGATGAAGTCCAGGTCGGGATGGTGCGTGATCAGGTGGTGCACGTGTCCGATGAGCATGCGCAGGGAGAGACAGTAGTCGGCGCTGCCCAGGGTTGTGCCCGCCGCGTGGATCTGCGGCGTCGTCCTGGGGCTTAAGACGACGGTTGCGCCAGCCTCCCTCAGAAAGCGCTCAAGGATGCGGGAGGACCGATAGTGGTAGGTGAGGGCCCGCGGGATGCCGACCCGTGGCATCCTGGTCACCGTCCTTGCTCACCCGGCGGCTGAGCAGAGCCCGCATGTGGGCCTCCACGCGCCGCGAGGTAATCCTTCCCTCGAACATGCCCAGGGGACAGTCGATGGACCGATACCCGGCGATGGGAACGCCCTCCTCCAGCAGCGCGACCACACCCGTGCACCGCCGGGGACACTCGGGGTGCCGGCATTCCAGGGAGACGGTCTCGTACCGCCGGGTGGCGACGGCGGAGAATCCTTTGAACGCCGTGGTCAGCCCTTCCTCATACCTGGCCCGCGCCAGCAGGGCAGCGCCCAGCGCACCCGCGCCGATGACGAAACGGGGATCAGGGTGGCGGATGAACTGTTCCTCCCCCAGCCCGAGTACCTGGCGGAAGGCGGCAAGAACCGCGTCGTTGAGGAAGGCGCCCCCCTGGGCCACAACCGGCAGGCTGAGTTCCTTGCCCCGGCCCACGTCGGAGAGGTAAGTGCGGCAGATGGCCAGGGCCAGTCCCATGAGCAGGTCGGGGGTGGGGTAGCCCAGGCGGGACTTGTGCACGATGTCCGACTCGCCAAAGACCGCGCAGCGGCCGGCGATCCGGGCGGGATGGGCGGCCCTGCAGGCCAGGGCCCCGTACTCCTCGATGGGCACGGAGAAGCGCTTGGCCACCGCCTCGATGAAGGCACCCGTGCCTGCGGCGCACTTGTCGTTCATGGCGAACTCCAGCGCGCCGCCCCGGCGGACGATGATCTTGGCATCGTTCCCGCCCAGGTCCATCACGGTGCCCACAGCGGGATACAGCCGCGCGGCCCAGGCGAAGTGCGCCAGGATCTCGGTGCTCAGGTAGTCGGCGCAGTCCCCGGCAGCGGCGCTGACCATGTCCCGCGCCAGCTCGCCTGCGCTGCCAGTGGTCCCCACCCCGGCGAGCGTCGCCCCAGCCGGCAGGAAACGGCTGATCCCTTCCACCGCGGCCTTCACTGCGCCCACCGCATCGCCGCCGGTTTCCAGCACGCCCACACCCAGCACATCCAGACGGTCCGCGTCGCACCGGATGACGGCGTACTTGGTGCCACGCGACCCCCCGTCGATACCGGCGAAGTACAGACCGCGAGCCTGCCGCACCCGGGGGCGGAGGGCGAAAATGTCGAAGGACGCTACCCCGGGCGCCTCCATGCGCATGGGCAAAGTCAGTGGCCGCAGGGGAGGCGGTCGATCGTGGAGGTTCCGCGGGTCCTGCGAGCGCTCGCACCGGCCCCCCAGGCGGTCAAGGACCCGGCTGGCTCCGGCCGGAGTTCGCTCCAGCGCTTCAGTGATCTCGCAGGTGTTGTGGCAGCCGTTACAGAAGCGGATGCAGCTCTCGATGGTCTTCTCCAGGAAGGCGTCGTCGAAGGACTGATGTCCTGCGCCCACAACCTCCGTGGCCACGGTGGCGGCCATACCGATGGCCCCCAAGACCGCATGATGCGGCGGGACGATGACCGGATAACCCAGGCGCGCCTCCAGGGCAGCGCGAACCCCGACGTTGCCAGCCACGCCCCCCTGGAAGAAGAACGGCGGGCGCAGCTCCGCTGTGCCCACCACGTTCCGCACGTAGTTGGCGGCCAGTGCCTGGCAGATCCCCATCAGGCGGTCGGGCAGTGGCACGCCCTTCTGCGTCAGGTGGCGGAAGTCGCGTCGGCTGAAGACGGTGCAGGTGGCGTCGATCCGGGCAGGATACTTCGCCTGCAGGGCGATGCTCCCTATCTCGGTCACGGGCAGCCCGATCTCATCGGCCAGCTGCTGCAGGAACTCTCCCGTACCCGCCGCGCAGATGCTGTTCATGTTGAAGAAAATGGGGACGCCGCCAGCCAGGACGATGACCTTGGCGTCCTGGCCTCCGATCTCGATGATGGTCCCGGGGACTGGCGGCGGCCATCCGAGCAGCCCCCGGTCCAGAATGGTCAGCAGGCCTACAGCCTGCGCGAAGATCTCACTGCGGGTGAGCTGGGCGCGCAGGATGTGTCGGGTGAGCTCACGGCCGCTCCCGGTCGTCCCGCTGGCGGCGATCTCCCACCCCGCAGGCAGGGTGCGCCGGTACTCGGTGAATGCAGCCTTCAGGGCATCAACGGGAGAGGAGTACGCGGCGATGCGGGCGTAGACCGGCCGGCCCACCAGATTCCGCTCGGCGTCGGCGCCCGCGACGTTGACGCTGGCCGACCCCACATCCACGCCAACATAGACGGCAGGCATGGCGCCGCCTCCAGCCTGGCTGAACGCGAGGGAACTGGTCGGGGCGGGCGGATTCGAACCGCCGACCTCCTGGTCCCAAACCAGGCGCGCTCCCAGGCTGCGCCACACCCCGACCGGGTTCACGCTACCACGGGCGCCGCTGGCCGGTCAAACCGGGTGGGTCAGAGCGGACAAAACGCCGCGGGCCCATCCCGGATGGGCCACAGGAGAAGGATAGCAGTCCGCGGAAAGGGCCAGTGCCCCGACCGGCTGCCTCTCGCCGCAGGAGGAGCTGGACCTGGCGCTGGTGGAGCGGTCCATCCGGTGGGAGCTCTACGAGTGGACGGAGCTGCGCCACCACGAGCGCATCCCCCTCTGCTACAGCTCGCTGCTGCATGTGAGCAACTACATCAAACGCAGCTACGCTCCCCTGGCTGAACGGGTGCAGGCGCTGACGGCGCACCTGGAGACTGTGCCGCGGGTGCTGAGGCAGGCCCGGGCGAATCTGGTCGCAGGGCGTATCCCCCGGCCGCACCCGGAGACGGCGCTGGACGTCTACGCCGGGCACCTCGCCTTCTACGAGGAGGCCCTGCCCGCAGCGCTGGCCCACCTGGAAGGGCGGGCCCTCTACGAAGCGTTCCTCCGCGGCAGCGAGGCGGCCGCGGAGGCCGTCCGGGCATTCCTGCGCTGGCTGCGGGAAGGGGTCGCCCCGCAGGCCACCGACGACTTCGCCCTGGGGGAGCGGCTGTCGTGCCGCATGCTGGATGCGGTGAGCTGATCGACCTCCCTCTGGAGATGATGCTGCGGGTCGGCCAGGAGGAGCTGCGGCGGAACACGGAGGCGCTGCATCAGCTGGTGCGTGAGATCGATCCCGCCGCCTCCCCGGCGAAGGTGGTGCGGCGTATCTCCCGGGAGCACCCCCGGAACAGATGCTCCTTCAGGAGACCAGCCGCATGCTGGAGGACCTGCGGGGCTTCATCGTCACCCGCGGGCTGGTGACCATCCCCACCGAGGTCCGGTCCCTGGTGGAGGAGACGCCGCCAGGGGCGCCCTACCCCTCCCCGGCCGCTTCTCCGCCCCGCCTTGCGGCGGGGGGAGCTGGAGCTGCTGCGGCCGCCGTCGGACCTCCCGCCACCGCCGTCGCGCGGGCCAGCCCGGAGTCCCGAGCCGGCCTGGCCTCGCGGGCCAGCTCTGTGGTCCGCGGCGGGCGGGCCTCCTCCTGACCCAGGAAGTCCGCGGTGAGGTGACGGCGCAGGTAGTCCCGGATCTCGTGGATCCTGTTGGCGTCGCCGGCGCGGCCCTGCTCCACCGCCTCGCGGTTCACCCGGTAGGTCACCAGGCGCCGCCCGTCGGAGACCTGGATGAACGGGTGGCCCCTGGAGTCCTCCAGGACCAGCGCCCGCGCGGTGATCCCCAGGTCGTGCAGGACCGTGGCCACATGGTCGTGGACCCACTGCCGCTTGGCGTCCATCCGCTGCCCCGGACTCTGGAAGGTCTGGGCGATGGTCCTGCCCCGCAGCGGGTTCGGGTCGAGCCGCGGCCGGGCAGGCGAAGATACGGTCGCCCGCTTCTTCCGTACCTGCTCCTGCAGGTCGACCACGACGTCGACAATGGCGGCCAGGAAGGCGAAGAGGTAGATGACGAAGACCGCCAGCGTGAGCGACCAGTACCGCAGGAACGGCTTGAGGAATTCCGGCATGCCCGCCGCTGCCCCCTCCGTAGGCGAATCGGCCACCCGCCGGCGGGACGTTCCCGGAGCGAGACGCCGCCCGACGGAGTTGCCACCTGTCCCAGGGGAATTATAATGGGATAACGCCGCTTGACGAGCCCTGCAAAGGGGGAAACCTCCATGGCGCGGCCGATCTGGAAGAGGTATCTCACCTTCGGGCTGGTGACCATCCCGATTAGGATTCTGGTGGCGGAAGACCCCAAGGACGTCCGCTTCCGCCTCCTGCACAAGAGCTGTGGCACGCCCATCCAGAACCGGCGCTGGTGCCCGCACCACGAGACCATCGTCTCCGCCGAGGACACCGTCCGCGGCTTCGAGTACGCCCGCGGACGGTTCGTCATCGTGACCGAGGAGGAGCTGGAATCCGCCGCCGTCGAGACCACTGAGAACCTGACCATCCTGGAGTTTGTTGACCCGCGGGAGATCGACCCCCTGTACTTCGACAGATCCTACTACCTGGCCCCCGACGAGGGGGGAAGCAAGGCCTTCGCCCTCCTGCGGGACGCCATGCGCGAAGCGGGCAGAGTGGCTGTGGGCAAGGTGGTGATCCGGGAGAAAGAGCACCTGGTGACCGTGCGCCCCTTCAACGGTGCCATGGTCATGTCCACCCTCTTCTACGCCGACGAGGTCCGCCGCCTGGAGGAGGTGGAGGAGCTCCGCGGGGAGGTGAAGATCCACCCCAACGAGCGCAAGATGGCCATGCAGCTCATCGAAGGGCTCTCCGGCGAGTTCCGCCTGGAGGAGTTCCGGGACGAGTACCGGGAGAAGCTGCTGCGGGTGCTGCAGGCCAAGGCGGAAGGCCAGGCCGTGGCGGCCGCCCCTGCCCCCCGGCCGGAGAAAGTCGTCGACCTGATGGACGCGCTGCGGCGCAGCCTGGAGCTGGCGCGCAAAGGGAGGCCGCAGCCGGTCCGCCGCGGCGCGTCGCGGGCGCAGGCCGCGGCGGCCATGCGGGAGCGGCACCGCTAGCTCCTCGCGCCCCTTCCCGCCCATGCCCGCCCGTCTCTACGCCGGGACCTCCGGGTTCAGTTATCCGGAGTGGCGGGGGAGCTTCTATCCGGAGGACCTGCCTGCTGCAGAGATGCTGCGCTTCTACAGCCGGGTCTTCCCCACGGTGGAGCTGAACACCACCTTCTACCGTTTCCCCCGGGACGCGCAGGTGGAGGCGTGGCGCAAGGCCACGCCGCGAGGGTTCCGCTTCAGCATCAAGGCCAACCGCCTGATCACCCACACCCGCCGCCTGCGGGACGTGGACGAGCTGGTCCGCCTGCAGCTGGAGCGCGCCGCCGCCCTAAGGGATCGCGCCGGCCCCCTGCTCTTCCAGCTCCCCCCCTCCCTGCGCCGTGACGTCCCTCTGCTGCGCGAATTCCTCCACCTGCTGCCGCCACTGCCCCGGGCCGTGGAGTTCCGCCACGCCTCCTGGTACACGGAGGAGGTGTTCGCCCTGCTGGAGGAGCAACACACCGCCCTGGCCATCATGGAGTCCGACGAGGACGAGCCGGTGCGACAGTTCGTCGGACCTTTCCTCTACCTGCGGCTGCACCGCTCCACGTATACACCGGAGACCATGCGGGCCTGGGCCGGAGAGGTGGGGCGGCAGATGGCGCGCGGGCGGGACGTCTACGCCTACTTCACCCACGAGGAGGGGACTCCCGGTCCCGCCTACGCGCAGCAGCTCCATGCGCTGGTGCTGGGGTAGCCGTGCCGCCGGAAGCGTACCGCCGCCGACGGCGCTTCGCCCGCTCCCCCGAACCCCCGCGTAGGGCGCGGCGGCGTCGCGGGCCGCTGCGCTTCGTCATCCAGGAGCACCACGCAACCCGCTTCCACCACGACTTCCGCCTGGAGATGGCCGGGGTGCTGCGCTCTTGGGCGGTGCCCAAAGGGATATCCCTGGACCCGGCACAGAAGCGCCTGGCCGTGGCCGTGGAGGACCACCCGCTGGAGTACCTGGACTTCGAGGGGGTCATCCCCGAGGGCAACTACGGCGCGGGCACCGTGATGGTCTGGGACCTGGGAACCTACGAATCGCCGCAGGGCGATCCGGACGAGGGGTTTCGCCGGGGCAAGCTCACCGTGGTCCTGCACGGGCAGAAGGTGCGGGGAGAGTTCCACCTGGTGCGGACACGCATGGGAAGGCGTAGCGGACGGGGTGAGGAGACCCAGTGGCTGCTGTTCAAGACGAAGGACGCCGACGCCGTCCCGGGGTGGTCACTGCCCCAGCCATCGCGCTCGGCGACCTCGGGCCGCACCATCGAAGAGATCCGGGGGGAGGCGTCGGCTGGCCCCATCGCCTCGCCTGCGGCCCCGCCGAAGGTCCCCTCCCGGCTGCGCCGCCTGGGCCTGCACCGCCCGGGGCGTGACCCCATGTCGGAACGGGTACCCCC
Proteins encoded in this window:
- a CDS encoding DUF72 domain-containing protein is translated as MPARLYAGTSGFSYPEWRGSFYPEDLPAAEMLRFYSRVFPTVELNTTFYRFPRDAQVEAWRKATPRGFRFSIKANRLITHTRRLRDVDELVRLQLERAAALRDRAGPLLFQLPPSLRRDVPLLREFLHLLPPLPRAVEFRHASWYTEEVFALLEEQHTALAIMESDEDEPVRQFVGPFLYLRLHRSTYTPETMRAWAGEVGRQMARGRDVYAYFTHEEGTPGPAYAQQLHALVLG
- a CDS encoding Ku protein, which produces MARPIWKRYLTFGLVTIPIRILVAEDPKDVRFRLLHKSCGTPIQNRRWCPHHETIVSAEDTVRGFEYARGRFVIVTEEELESAAVETTENLTILEFVDPREIDPLYFDRSYYLAPDEGGSKAFALLRDAMREAGRVAVGKVVIREKEHLVTVRPFNGAMVMSTLFYADEVRRLEEVEELRGEVKIHPNERKMAMQLIEGLSGEFRLEEFRDEYREKLLRVLQAKAEGQAVAAAPAPRPEKVVDLMDALRRSLELARKGRPQPVRRGASRAQAAAAMRERHR
- a CDS encoding acyl-CoA dehydratase activase-related protein, with product MPRVGIPRALTYHYRSSRILERFLREAGATVVLSPRTTPQIHAAGTTLGSADYCLSLRMLIGHVHHLITHHPDLDFILVPNLCREDERRNSCSKYRDAGGVALRSLTSVLGYLRQHASGRVRLRADTLLQAAGLAAPDSARFPILLQPYVWSLRRLPMLSTCFGLYCDIFGVPWPLRVGEPLVPAPLRRVLAPHLQRCLEPFAKAYDSVMQHDTHRLQRFLAQDRAVRLAIVARDYLLAEPLLTADLKAWFLKAGARVITPGDVWPEDMPAGPEAAWAFYDSHWHFDAFVELVAPYVDGFVFAGCFGCHPDAFILEFLLDRVRRRGIPAWLLRYDEQAGSAGFQTRYETIMRFLEMRRDRRLAEADRSAFRTGAGSNARGASAKDGNGPTADRARKPLIIWPHMSDTIDLVVGELAYQAGLQEYVQPPRPVSDLTLELAGDRYAESCCPYAFSTGSLVETLSEHFRARPSGPPRRIVALMARGEGPCTLGLYLPAQARELPEQLRATLERGGHSLEFISLGLANVAEFVGELAALGNRRRLGPIVDYVRMRADGTFTRLPWWRHLAMRRRLWKTIATLAVTARAKLEAAEALRARALLVRAHETVRGATTAAYRQGLAALAAAHTVADIRRARQAALAALGAVPQDGAIRPRVAVVGEIYVVQASYANRGVVDNLLGQHRVEVVEGTTLGKLIGSALRELRRRTWADARPLRSVLRWLWARNVLLLHRADEGREARPFINVRVGGEGDLSVAQARTLVEAGVDGVVHLFPFKCMPEGIARLALAEVCRLYGVPYLPLSFNRELEIERVKTEVATFAVLLHARIAELAAGGQEGFRRARAREVARRRAIGAAVNALHRGVRRRRFAVA
- a CDS encoding BadF/BadG/BcrA/BcrD ATPase family protein — encoded protein: MPAVYVGVDVGSASVNVAGADAERNLVGRPVYARIAAYSSPVDALKAAFTEYRRTLPAGWEIAASGTTGSGRELTRHILRAQLTRSEIFAQAVGLLTILDRGLLGWPPPVPGTIIEIGGQDAKVIVLAGGVPIFFNMNSICAAGTGEFLQQLADEIGLPVTEIGSIALQAKYPARIDATCTVFSRRDFRHLTQKGVPLPDRLMGICQALAANYVRNVVGTAELRPPFFFQGGVAGNVGVRAALEARLGYPVIVPPHHAVLGAIGMAATVATEVVGAGHQSFDDAFLEKTIESCIRFCNGCHNTCEITEALERTPAGASRVLDRLGGRCERSQDPRNLHDRPPPLRPLTLPMRMEAPGVASFDIFALRPRVRQARGLYFAGIDGGSRGTKYAVIRCDADRLDVLGVGVLETGGDAVGAVKAAVEGISRFLPAGATLAGVGTTGSAGELARDMVSAAAGDCADYLSTEILAHFAWAARLYPAVGTVMDLGGNDAKIIVRRGGALEFAMNDKCAAGTGAFIEAVAKRFSVPIEEYGALACRAAHPARIAGRCAVFGESDIVHKSRLGYPTPDLLMGLALAICRTYLSDVGRGKELSLPVVAQGGAFLNDAVLAAFRQVLGLGEEQFIRHPDPRFVIGAGALGAALLARARYEEGLTTAFKGFSAVATRRYETVSLECRHPECPRRCTGVVALLEEGVPIAGYRSIDCPLGMFEGRITSRRVEAHMRALLSRRVSKDGDQDATGRHPAGPHLPLSVLPHP